From Alteromonas australica, one genomic window encodes:
- a CDS encoding TonB-dependent receptor domain-containing protein, protein MKNKQTSAFKVGGLSLAIASILGASALPFSAIAQESEDEVIEEVVATGTRLKGTATAVLQERQNQAFVADILGAEQISRTGDSDAAAALRRVTGLTLVDGKFIYVRGLGERYSSTQLNGMTVPSPDPTRSVVPLDLFPSSIIESLNVQKSFSPNMPGHFGGGNVNIRTKTIPSEFTFQLSGGTGWNTENSNDGYFYSGGGDDWTGRDDGTRGLPSIISSALAESGSEGFEGDSSRTLAETQDILNAFNWDIGPDEKSVDPDFNIGATLGNNYVFDNESVLGFLATIAYSNQWRVTEEQLGNDIGGGQENPRFTKYRDMTSTEQTVTWSGMFNMGYEYNSNHKIELVNMILHDMRDRLRDGSYYDDSETVDGVEEFRRLDIIFEEREMVSSQLKGTHNFLQLGNGVFFDWYAGTSRASRQAPDILEVTFQQFYDDSGALELERLDDTPGTNINRQYQMLDDASDTYGFNVSTPFFGKGYDIEVKAGFDYFEKIRDGNNIDLAIRNFAIDDDLKAGSRIDEIFTEDNIYNPDFYVSSTGSSLFQDNTGEGDKYSAASKLTAGYFMVDAFFNQKFRVSGGARWEEFQQVSIPYVEHSNEFADTIEEIADTIYAEDDILPSLAFTYIPSEEIQYRLNISQTVIRPDLRDISSTFFIDPLTEFLVRGSPSLVETELTNVDFRWEWYMSQGNNISVALFYKDMENPIEMVQFDGGEGVPQLLTANGEEGELYGIEFEFLHDLSFVDDSLSNFFISGNMTLSDSEVTIGSDDQDSLFSQQAREAYGGTITATITNDQRRLVGHSEWVANIQMGWDSSNGEHSASLVYNAFGERIIAPGVRGFEDGIENPFHSLDVVYTYYPDFNTTVKFKFQNLLGEDKEIEQEGLLLRRETVGTTISASVQYDF, encoded by the coding sequence ATGAAAAATAAACAAACGTCAGCGTTTAAAGTCGGTGGACTGTCGTTGGCAATCGCGTCCATTCTTGGCGCAAGCGCACTTCCATTTTCGGCAATAGCACAAGAATCTGAAGATGAAGTTATCGAAGAAGTTGTTGCCACAGGAACGCGACTAAAAGGCACAGCAACAGCCGTTCTTCAGGAGCGACAAAACCAAGCCTTCGTTGCAGATATTCTAGGTGCGGAACAAATTTCTCGTACTGGTGATAGCGATGCAGCCGCTGCGCTTCGTCGTGTGACTGGTTTGACGTTAGTCGATGGTAAATTCATCTACGTACGTGGTTTGGGTGAGCGTTATTCAAGCACACAGCTAAACGGTATGACCGTTCCTAGTCCAGATCCTACGCGCTCAGTTGTTCCGCTGGATTTATTCCCATCCAGCATCATTGAAAGCTTAAATGTACAAAAGTCATTTTCACCGAATATGCCTGGCCACTTCGGTGGTGGTAACGTGAATATCCGGACTAAAACTATTCCATCAGAATTTACCTTCCAGTTATCTGGTGGTACAGGGTGGAATACGGAAAATAGTAATGATGGCTATTTCTACTCAGGCGGTGGTGATGATTGGACCGGTCGTGATGACGGTACACGGGGCTTGCCTTCTATCATTTCTTCTGCCTTAGCAGAGAGTGGTTCTGAAGGATTTGAAGGGGACTCTTCACGTACGCTAGCAGAAACCCAAGATATCCTAAACGCGTTTAACTGGGATATTGGCCCAGATGAAAAGTCTGTAGATCCAGACTTCAACATAGGCGCGACATTAGGTAATAACTACGTTTTTGACAACGAGAGCGTACTGGGTTTCCTAGCAACAATTGCCTATAGTAACCAATGGCGTGTGACGGAAGAGCAATTGGGCAACGATATTGGTGGTGGTCAGGAAAACCCGAGATTCACTAAATATCGTGACATGACCTCAACAGAACAAACCGTGACGTGGAGCGGAATGTTCAATATGGGTTACGAGTACAACAGTAACCACAAAATCGAATTGGTCAATATGATCCTCCATGACATGCGTGATCGTTTGCGTGATGGTTCATATTATGATGACAGTGAAACGGTAGATGGCGTTGAAGAATTCCGTCGTTTAGACATTATCTTCGAAGAACGTGAAATGGTGTCGTCACAGTTAAAGGGAACGCACAACTTTCTCCAGTTAGGAAACGGTGTGTTTTTTGATTGGTACGCAGGCACGAGCCGTGCATCACGTCAAGCGCCAGACATCTTAGAAGTGACATTCCAACAGTTTTACGATGACAGTGGCGCTTTAGAGCTAGAGCGTTTAGATGATACGCCAGGGACCAACATTAACCGTCAATACCAGATGCTAGACGATGCCTCTGATACTTACGGCTTCAACGTGTCAACGCCATTTTTTGGTAAAGGTTACGACATTGAAGTAAAAGCGGGTTTCGATTATTTCGAAAAGATCCGTGACGGAAACAACATCGATTTAGCCATCAGAAACTTTGCCATTGACGATGACTTGAAAGCAGGTTCGCGCATTGATGAGATCTTCACTGAAGACAACATCTACAATCCGGATTTCTATGTAAGCTCTACAGGTAGTTCACTGTTCCAGGACAATACTGGTGAAGGTGATAAGTATTCTGCAGCGAGCAAGCTTACAGCGGGATATTTCATGGTTGATGCCTTCTTTAATCAGAAGTTCCGCGTGAGTGGTGGTGCTCGTTGGGAAGAATTCCAGCAAGTGTCTATTCCTTACGTAGAACATTCAAACGAGTTTGCAGATACTATTGAAGAGATTGCGGACACGATTTACGCTGAAGACGATATTCTTCCATCGTTGGCATTCACCTATATTCCTAGCGAAGAAATACAGTATCGCTTGAATATAAGCCAGACCGTAATTCGTCCTGATTTACGTGATATTAGCTCAACATTCTTTATCGACCCATTAACGGAATTCTTAGTTCGTGGTTCACCCTCTTTGGTTGAAACTGAACTAACTAATGTGGATTTTCGTTGGGAATGGTACATGTCTCAAGGCAACAATATCTCTGTAGCGCTATTCTATAAAGATATGGAAAATCCTATTGAGATGGTGCAATTCGATGGCGGTGAAGGTGTTCCTCAGCTGCTTACCGCGAATGGTGAAGAAGGCGAGCTATACGGTATCGAGTTTGAATTCTTGCATGATTTAAGCTTTGTGGATGATTCACTGTCTAACTTCTTTATCTCAGGCAACATGACGTTATCTGATTCAGAAGTGACCATTGGCAGCGACGACCAAGATTCGTTGTTCTCACAACAAGCTCGAGAGGCGTACGGCGGTACGATTACTGCGACAATCACTAACGATCAACGTCGATTAGTGGGCCACTCTGAATGGGTAGCAAATATTCAAATGGGTTGGGACTCTTCTAATGGCGAGCACTCAGCATCATTAGTTTATAACGCCTTTGGTGAGCGCATTATCGCGCCGGGTGTGCGTGGATTTGAAGACGGTATCGAGAATCCATTCCACTCATTGGATGTGGTATATACCTACTATCCAGATTTCAACACCACAGTAAAATTCAAGTTCCAGAACTTACTGGGTGAAGATAAAGAGATAGAGCAAGAGGGATTACTGCTTCGTCGAGAAACCGTTGGCACTACAATCAGTGCTAGCGTGCAGTACGACTTTTAA
- a CDS encoding DUF3450 domain-containing protein yields the protein MKLINALLVAGTLAAAPALAQDDEVLKPVVDEAAKINESAAKSQEKINSITDQIDSKLQQFKTLMKEIEGLEVYNTQLRKQINSQEQEMADLNAAIDEVSVVERQITPLMIRMIDGLEQFIALDVPFLPEERANRVADLKAMMDRADVAASEKFRRVMEAYQVEMDYGRTMEAYSGIHSIDGKERDVEFLRLGRTALIYQTRDASSQGVWNKQTRQWEELDSGYRTQITKGLRMAKKQLAPDLLMLPVAITD from the coding sequence ATGAAGCTTATCAATGCTTTGCTTGTTGCAGGTACGCTAGCGGCGGCACCAGCACTGGCACAAGACGATGAAGTCTTAAAACCCGTTGTCGATGAGGCAGCGAAAATAAACGAATCAGCGGCGAAGTCGCAAGAGAAGATCAATAGCATCACTGATCAAATCGATAGCAAACTTCAGCAGTTCAAAACATTGATGAAAGAAATCGAAGGCCTTGAGGTTTATAACACTCAGCTTCGTAAGCAGATCAATAGCCAAGAACAAGAAATGGCAGATCTGAACGCTGCAATTGATGAAGTGTCCGTTGTTGAGCGTCAAATTACGCCGTTAATGATTCGTATGATTGACGGTCTAGAACAGTTTATTGCGCTAGACGTACCTTTCTTACCTGAAGAGCGTGCCAATCGTGTTGCTGACCTTAAGGCTATGATGGACCGCGCAGATGTGGCCGCGTCTGAAAAGTTCCGCCGCGTTATGGAAGCGTATCAAGTTGAAATGGACTACGGTCGCACAATGGAAGCATACAGCGGTATTCACTCCATCGACGGCAAAGAACGTGATGTTGAATTTTTACGCCTTGGTCGTACAGCGCTTATCTATCAAACCCGTGATGCAAGTTCTCAAGGTGTGTGGAACAAGCAAACTCGTCAGTGGGAAGAACTAGACAGTGGCTACCGTACACAAATAACGAAAGGTCTGCGCATGGCGAAGAAGCAACTTGCCCCAGACTTACTAATGCTGCCAGTTGCAATTACAGACTAA
- a CDS encoding MotA/TolQ/ExbB proton channel family protein, whose product MFNTVKRIAVGLAALSISVGAFAQSDRAMDLDALLKQLEEGQFAQSQQNKQREQDFIAQRAEQDRILRETRAQRDQMLKQSEQLETQFEENEFKLADLNGALDTRLGSLKELFGVLQQIAGDTKNKFYNSVVSAQIPGRADFLDQMAQDMGSSSKLASIEEIERVWFEMQREMTESGKVTKFTTDVVEAGGEKVNKEVVRVGPFALVSDGKYLEYNGVTGTVSELIRQPADRYNDSAAELQASSGDLVQFGIDPTGGSILGLLVQAPNLQERVEQGGVVGYIILIVGAFGLLLALERLVTLSITRMKVNSQLKSTEVKTNNPLGRVLKVRDEHPNADVEALELHLTEAILGEVPKLSRNLTIIKIISVVAPLMGLLGTVTGMINTFQAITLFGTGDPKLMAGGISTALVTTVLGLVVAIPMTLLYAMLNTRSKNIVYILQEQASGVIAERAERG is encoded by the coding sequence ATGTTTAATACAGTAAAACGTATCGCTGTTGGTCTAGCAGCCCTTAGTATCAGCGTAGGTGCTTTTGCCCAAAGTGACCGTGCCATGGACTTAGACGCGCTTCTTAAGCAGTTAGAAGAAGGTCAATTTGCCCAGTCACAGCAAAATAAACAACGTGAGCAAGATTTTATTGCCCAACGCGCTGAGCAAGACCGTATTTTGCGTGAAACACGCGCTCAACGTGACCAAATGCTTAAGCAATCTGAGCAGCTTGAAACTCAGTTTGAAGAAAATGAATTTAAGCTGGCTGATTTGAACGGTGCTCTTGATACTCGTTTAGGTTCATTGAAAGAACTGTTCGGTGTACTACAGCAAATTGCTGGCGACACCAAAAATAAATTTTATAACTCTGTTGTTTCAGCGCAAATCCCAGGTCGCGCAGACTTCTTAGATCAAATGGCACAAGACATGGGGTCAAGCTCGAAGCTTGCGTCTATTGAAGAAATTGAGCGCGTGTGGTTTGAAATGCAGCGTGAAATGACTGAATCAGGCAAGGTGACTAAATTCACAACTGACGTAGTTGAAGCCGGTGGTGAGAAGGTGAACAAAGAAGTGGTTCGCGTAGGTCCTTTTGCTCTGGTTTCTGACGGTAAATACCTAGAATATAATGGAGTAACAGGTACAGTCTCTGAGCTTATTCGTCAGCCTGCTGACCGTTATAACGACTCAGCTGCAGAACTTCAGGCATCGAGTGGCGACCTAGTGCAATTTGGTATCGATCCAACAGGTGGTTCAATCCTTGGCCTTCTTGTTCAGGCACCTAACTTACAAGAGCGTGTAGAGCAAGGTGGTGTGGTTGGTTACATCATTCTTATCGTTGGTGCGTTTGGTTTACTGCTTGCCCTAGAACGCTTAGTGACGCTTTCTATTACACGAATGAAAGTTAACAGCCAGCTTAAGAGCACTGAAGTAAAAACAAATAACCCACTAGGTCGAGTGCTTAAAGTACGTGATGAGCATCCCAATGCCGACGTTGAAGCATTAGAACTTCACTTAACCGAAGCAATTCTAGGTGAAGTACCTAAGCTTAGCCGAAACCTCACTATCATTAAGATTATCTCAGTGGTCGCACCGCTGATGGGTCTACTTGGTACGGTAACCGGTATGATTAACACCTTCCAAGCCATCACCTTGTTCGGTACAGGCGACCCGAAACTAATGGCTGGTGGTATTTCAACGGCACTTGTCACAACAGTACTCGGTCTTGTTGTAGCGATTCCAATGACACTGCTATATGCAATGCTTAACACACGTTCAAAGAACATTGTGTACATCCTACAAGAACAAGCGTCTGGCGTTATTGCAGAGCGCGCTGAGCGAGGCTAA
- a CDS encoding MotA/TolQ/ExbB proton channel family protein, with translation MIEFLEAIRDFTETGGQVLLVIGLLIFVMWLLILERAMYLMVWHKKAKSEAVASWTARSDRSSWFAKQVRQKTISQLTMRLNGSIPIIQSLVALCPLLGLMGTVTGMIEVFDVMAIAGSGNARSMASGVSKATIPTMAGMVGALSGVFAATWLNRTVKSERTHLEDALVIQR, from the coding sequence ATGATCGAGTTTCTAGAAGCAATTCGCGATTTCACAGAAACAGGTGGCCAGGTTCTCCTGGTCATCGGTCTGCTGATATTCGTTATGTGGCTTTTAATCCTCGAGCGTGCCATGTATCTGATGGTTTGGCATAAAAAAGCAAAAAGTGAAGCGGTGGCAAGCTGGACAGCACGTTCAGACCGCTCTTCATGGTTTGCTAAGCAAGTCCGTCAGAAAACGATTTCACAGCTAACTATGCGTTTAAATGGAAGTATACCGATTATTCAGTCTTTGGTTGCACTTTGCCCTCTCCTTGGTTTGATGGGCACGGTAACCGGCATGATTGAAGTATTTGATGTAATGGCAATTGCGGGTTCAGGAAACGCGCGTTCTATGGCATCAGGTGTATCGAAAGCCACCATCCCCACTATGGCTGGAATGGTCGGCGCACTGTCAGGCGTATTTGCGGCCACATGGTTGAACCGTACAGTGAAGTCAGAACGCACGCATCTTGAGGATGCATTGGTTATTCAACGTTAA
- a CDS encoding ExbD/TolR family protein produces MKQHFQNLVDEEEANIDMTPMLDVVFIMLIFFIVTASFVKEAGIDVNRPEAATAVKKDRANILIAISDKGEIWINKRRIDVRAVQANIERLHAENPQGTVVIQADKKATTETLIKVMDASRAAGVYDVSIAAQEP; encoded by the coding sequence ATGAAGCAGCACTTTCAAAACTTAGTCGATGAGGAAGAAGCAAACATCGACATGACGCCCATGCTGGACGTTGTATTTATCATGTTGATCTTCTTTATCGTGACTGCATCGTTTGTAAAAGAGGCGGGTATTGATGTTAACCGCCCAGAAGCGGCCACGGCTGTGAAGAAGGATCGCGCTAATATCCTTATCGCCATTTCAGACAAAGGTGAGATTTGGATCAACAAGCGTCGCATTGATGTTCGTGCAGTACAAGCGAACATTGAACGTCTTCACGCTGAAAACCCGCAAGGCACTGTTGTTATCCAGGCTGATAAAAAAGCCACAACAGAAACCCTTATTAAGGTAATGGATGCATCGCGCGCAGCCGGTGTTTACGATGTTTCGATTGCAGCTCAAGAGCCATAA
- a CDS encoding energy transducer TonB, which translates to MPRYIIAFVISLAITLGLFFLMQSLIKMGGSALTEPPKGSVLDFVRVKQDEQVEKKDRKPKKPPKPEQPPPQMQQPQMDSPTPNAEGTSMDFGADVGDDISLEGGLALESGDGEYLPIVKVAPVYPRRALQRGIEGFVIVEFTVTKQGAVRDPIVVEANPQGIFEQAAIDAAMKFKYKPRVVNGEATEVSGVQNRITFQIDG; encoded by the coding sequence ATGCCACGATATATAATCGCATTTGTTATATCCCTTGCGATAACGTTGGGCCTGTTCTTCTTGATGCAGTCGCTGATCAAGATGGGTGGCAGCGCCTTAACGGAACCGCCAAAGGGAAGCGTGCTTGACTTTGTAAGGGTTAAGCAGGATGAGCAAGTAGAGAAAAAAGATCGCAAACCGAAAAAGCCACCTAAGCCTGAGCAGCCGCCACCTCAAATGCAGCAGCCACAGATGGACTCTCCAACGCCAAATGCGGAAGGTACGTCAATGGATTTTGGCGCTGACGTGGGCGACGATATTTCGTTAGAAGGCGGGTTAGCGCTTGAGTCGGGAGATGGCGAGTATCTACCTATTGTTAAAGTTGCCCCCGTGTATCCACGTCGTGCACTACAACGCGGTATTGAGGGCTTTGTTATTGTTGAGTTTACGGTAACTAAGCAAGGCGCGGTGAGAGACCCTATAGTGGTAGAGGCCAACCCTCAAGGTATATTTGAGCAAGCGGCGATTGATGCTGCAATGAAGTTCAAATATAAGCCTCGCGTGGTAAACGGGGAAGCCACAGAAGTATCGGGTGTGCAAAACCGTATTACCTTCCAAATTGACGGGTAA
- a CDS encoding tetratricopeptide repeat protein, whose translation MMKKQTNTLLSALAFAIASATVSVPSMLIATDVLAQEQKASEKKTRRVPTLRGKVYEQLARAQSAADDAGNVEEAIAILNEVEEKSDSMNSYEKAMMYNFFGFIYYNNEDYDNALSSFAKVVEQQPIPEKFEMTTLFSLAQLNLMQGNYDDTIKYIERWEALNQGPVPPKNKVIKAQAYYQNKKYDLAADWITQAIEDHEAEGMIPDEGWLILQRAVFYELKQPKKVKDVLVKMVKLFDEPKYWIQLAGMYGELGEERKQLAIMETAYQRGFVETASDIFNLAQLYYYHRAPYKGAKLMEQAMNDGMLEKNLRNLKFLGQSWSLAKEQDKAIPVMMQAAELSEDGELDAQLAQILLNEARFDDAIAAADRAVEKGDLRNPGLVYLIKGMALYNQKQYALALNQLAEAEKHQKSRAMAQQWKQFVQGEKVQAERIEAELGAS comes from the coding sequence ATGATGAAGAAACAGACGAATACGTTGCTTAGTGCACTGGCGTTTGCAATCGCATCAGCCACAGTTTCTGTGCCGAGTATGCTCATTGCCACCGATGTGCTAGCGCAAGAACAAAAAGCGAGTGAGAAAAAGACACGTCGCGTTCCTACGCTTCGTGGAAAGGTTTACGAGCAGTTAGCACGCGCGCAATCAGCAGCTGATGATGCTGGCAACGTTGAAGAAGCTATCGCTATATTAAACGAGGTAGAAGAAAAATCTGACTCGATGAATAGCTACGAAAAAGCCATGATGTATAACTTTTTCGGCTTCATTTACTACAACAACGAAGATTATGATAATGCCTTATCGTCATTCGCCAAAGTGGTAGAGCAGCAGCCTATTCCTGAAAAGTTTGAAATGACCACGCTTTTCAGTTTAGCGCAGCTTAACCTTATGCAAGGGAATTACGACGATACCATTAAGTATATCGAACGTTGGGAAGCGCTTAACCAAGGGCCTGTACCACCGAAAAATAAAGTCATCAAAGCACAAGCATACTATCAAAATAAGAAGTATGACTTAGCCGCTGACTGGATTACGCAGGCTATCGAAGATCACGAAGCTGAGGGTATGATCCCCGACGAAGGCTGGCTTATTCTTCAGCGCGCTGTTTTCTACGAACTCAAACAGCCTAAAAAGGTGAAAGACGTTCTTGTGAAAATGGTGAAACTGTTTGATGAGCCTAAATATTGGATCCAACTTGCCGGTATGTACGGCGAGTTAGGTGAAGAACGCAAACAGCTTGCCATCATGGAAACCGCTTATCAGCGTGGTTTTGTTGAGACGGCATCGGATATTTTTAATTTAGCTCAGCTTTACTACTACCATCGTGCGCCTTACAAAGGGGCGAAGTTAATGGAGCAAGCCATGAATGATGGCATGCTTGAAAAGAACCTTCGTAACCTTAAATTCTTGGGGCAAAGTTGGTCTCTTGCAAAAGAACAGGACAAAGCGATTCCTGTTATGATGCAAGCGGCTGAGTTGTCTGAAGATGGCGAATTAGACGCTCAACTTGCGCAAATTCTTTTGAATGAAGCCCGCTTTGATGACGCCATTGCGGCGGCAGACAGAGCAGTAGAGAAAGGCGACTTGCGTAACCCAGGTTTGGTTTACTTGATTAAGGGCATGGCGCTGTATAATCAAAAGCAATATGCCTTAGCGCTTAATCAGTTGGCGGAAGCAGAAAAGCATCAGAAGAGCCGAGCCATGGCACAGCAGTGGAAGCAGTTTGTGCAAGGCGAGAAAGTGCAAGCTGAACGTATAGAAGCAGAACTTGGCGCAAGCTAG
- a CDS encoding acyloxyacyl hydrolase: MKNTLLITLLLISALIPAYANHGYAIDFIRGEGSVNGVKLAYQYNIDQPLDISWPLTLTMETSANFWEYGEENKYDSNVVIALSPIVRLPIGTAFNKPIELELGIGVSLLDDTQFAGKDVSTHYQFEDRIGFSTTFGKSNEYRVSLRYLHYSNAGFKKPNPGLDFLSLSFSQRL, encoded by the coding sequence ATGAAAAACACACTTTTAATCACTTTACTTTTGATCAGCGCGCTCATACCCGCATACGCAAACCATGGCTACGCCATTGACTTCATTCGAGGTGAAGGGTCAGTTAACGGGGTTAAATTGGCGTATCAGTACAATATTGACCAACCCTTAGATATTTCATGGCCCCTAACATTAACCATGGAAACCAGTGCGAATTTCTGGGAATACGGGGAAGAAAATAAATACGATTCTAACGTGGTGATCGCGCTCTCGCCTATTGTCAGATTACCTATTGGCACCGCTTTCAATAAACCAATAGAATTGGAATTAGGCATAGGCGTTTCACTTTTAGACGATACACAATTCGCCGGTAAAGATGTATCGACACATTACCAATTTGAAGATCGTATTGGCTTTTCTACTACCTTCGGGAAAAGCAACGAGTATCGAGTATCACTAAGGTACCTACATTATTCAAACGCGGGCTTCAAAAAGCCAAACCCTGGACTGGATTTTCTATCACTTTCTTTTAGCCAGCGACTTTAA
- a CDS encoding HD-GYP domain-containing protein, with amino-acid sequence MTSELINKSSAFNILVVDDEPANIDILLGVLSPHYKVKVAPSGALALKIAQQYVPDLILLDIMMPGLSGFDVIKALKSNPALNNIPVIFVTALGQGEDEEKGFELGAVDYITKPISPPLVLARVKTHITLAHQMKMTELEVKKRTAELQKSQQSAISMLAAAGHYNDTDTGHHIWRMAAYSLKLAMAFGWSVEQALLLAQAAPMHDTGKIGIPDSILKAPRRLDEKEMSIMRTHAVIGHQILSQSDTPLFRLASEISHCHHEKWNGTGYPQGLKETDIPESARIVAIADVFDALTMNRPYKKAWSDEDAFNFIESESGKHFDPSLVACFLSIKAQILDTKAYWNALEKKKEMPSIDEFLHTSAPPSNRENA; translated from the coding sequence ATGACGAGTGAGTTAATCAATAAATCAAGCGCCTTTAATATCCTTGTGGTTGACGATGAGCCAGCCAATATCGATATACTTTTGGGCGTACTGTCACCGCACTATAAAGTAAAGGTAGCACCTTCTGGTGCGTTGGCACTAAAAATTGCACAACAATATGTGCCCGACCTTATTCTACTCGACATTATGATGCCCGGACTCAGCGGGTTTGACGTCATCAAAGCATTAAAATCTAATCCCGCTTTAAATAATATTCCGGTTATTTTCGTTACCGCATTGGGGCAAGGAGAGGACGAAGAAAAAGGGTTTGAATTAGGCGCGGTTGATTATATTACCAAGCCCATTTCCCCACCGCTGGTACTCGCACGAGTTAAAACACATATTACCCTCGCTCATCAAATGAAAATGACCGAGTTAGAGGTGAAAAAGCGCACCGCAGAATTACAAAAAAGCCAGCAAAGTGCAATTAGCATGTTAGCCGCAGCTGGACACTACAACGATACTGATACAGGCCACCATATTTGGCGAATGGCGGCGTATTCATTGAAATTGGCCATGGCTTTCGGGTGGTCTGTCGAACAGGCGTTATTGCTTGCGCAAGCGGCCCCTATGCACGATACCGGCAAGATAGGTATACCTGATAGCATATTGAAAGCACCTCGACGATTAGATGAAAAAGAAATGTCGATAATGCGCACCCACGCTGTCATTGGTCATCAAATATTATCGCAATCCGATACCCCACTCTTTAGGCTTGCTTCGGAAATTTCACATTGCCACCATGAAAAGTGGAACGGCACTGGCTACCCTCAAGGGCTAAAAGAAACCGATATCCCAGAGAGTGCAAGAATTGTCGCTATTGCTGATGTTTTCGATGCGCTCACCATGAATCGCCCCTATAAAAAAGCGTGGTCAGATGAAGACGCATTTAACTTTATTGAAAGTGAATCAGGGAAGCACTTCGACCCTAGTCTAGTGGCGTGTTTTTTGTCCATTAAGGCGCAAATACTCGACACAAAGGCATATTGGAACGCGCTAGAGAAAAAGAAAGAGATGCCCAGTATCGATGAATTTCTCCACACCTCTGCTCCCCCCTCTAACCGCGAAAACGCATAA